One window from the genome of Enterobacteriaceae bacterium Kacie_13 encodes:
- the queA gene encoding tRNA preQ1(34) S-adenosylmethionine ribosyltransferase-isomerase QueA produces the protein MRVADFSFELPESLIARYPQTQRSGCRLLSLDGPSGELTHGVFTDILDKILPGDLLVFNNTRVIPARVFGRKVSGGKIEVLVERVLDSHRVLAHVRASKSPKPGAELLLGDKEDIKATMVARHDTLFELEFNEDRDVFTLLNEIGHMPLPPYIDRPDEDADRELYQTVYSERLGAVAAPTAGLHFDQPLMDALKEKGVEFAFVTLHVGAGTFQPVRVDAIEDHIMHAEYAEVPQDVVDAVLACKARGNKVVAVGTTSVRSLESAAKASEDALIAPFFGDTKIFIYPGYHYQVIDSLITNFHLPESTLIMLVSAFAGYKNTMNAYHQAVAEQYRFFSYGDAMFINRDPLAPQEVVGE, from the coding sequence ATGCGTGTTGCCGATTTTTCTTTTGAACTCCCGGAATCCCTGATTGCCCGCTACCCGCAGACCCAGCGCAGCGGCTGTCGTTTGTTGTCTCTGGACGGGCCGAGCGGTGAGTTAACGCACGGCGTGTTCACCGATATTCTCGATAAAATCTTGCCCGGCGATCTGCTGGTCTTCAATAATACCCGCGTGATCCCTGCCCGCGTATTTGGTCGTAAGGTCAGCGGCGGCAAGATTGAAGTACTGGTTGAGCGTGTGCTGGATTCACATCGCGTTTTGGCCCACGTTCGTGCTTCCAAATCGCCTAAGCCCGGCGCAGAGCTGCTGCTCGGTGATAAAGAAGACATTAAAGCGACGATGGTGGCGCGTCACGATACGCTGTTTGAACTGGAATTTAACGAAGACCGCGATGTCTTTACCCTGCTCAACGAAATCGGCCATATGCCGCTGCCGCCATACATTGACCGTCCTGACGAAGACGCAGACCGCGAGTTGTATCAGACGGTTTATAGCGAACGTTTGGGTGCTGTCGCTGCACCGACTGCCGGTCTGCACTTTGATCAGCCGCTGATGGATGCGCTCAAAGAAAAGGGCGTGGAGTTTGCGTTCGTCACGCTGCACGTCGGTGCAGGGACGTTCCAGCCGGTACGCGTAGATGCCATCGAAGACCACATCATGCACGCTGAGTATGCCGAAGTGCCTCAGGACGTCGTGGATGCTGTGCTGGCCTGTAAAGCGCGCGGCAACAAAGTGGTGGCCGTGGGTACCACGTCTGTCCGTTCGCTGGAAAGTGCCGCCAAAGCCAGTGAAGATGCGCTGATTGCGCCCTTCTTCGGCGATACCAAGATTTTCATTTATCCAGGTTATCATTATCAGGTGATTGATTCCCTGATCACTAATTTCCACTTGCCAGAATCGACCCTGATCATGCTGGTATCGGCGTTTGCCGGATACAAAAATACCATGAATGCTTACCACCAGGCGGTGGCTGAGCAGTACCGTTTCTTTAGTTACGGCGATGCGATGTTCATCAACCGTGACCCGCTGGCTCCGCAGGAAGTGGTGGGCGAGTAA
- the tgt gene encoding tRNA guanosine(34) transglycosylase Tgt — translation MKYELSTTDGRARRGRLVFERGVVETPAFMPVGTYGTVKGMTPEEVKETGAQILLGNTFHLWLRPGQEIMKLHGDLHDFMNWHGPILTDSGGFQVFSLGAMRKIKEEGVHFRNPINGDPVFLSPEKSMEIQNDLGSDIVMIFDECTPYPADWDYAKRSMEMSLRWARRSRDRHNELNNKNALFGIIQGSVYEDLRDVSLKGLVDIGFDGYAVGGLAVGEPKEDMHRILEHVCPQIPEDKPRYLMGVGKPEDLVEGVRRGIDMFDCVMPTRNARNGHLFVTDGIVKIRNAKYKDDTSTLDEHCDCYTCRNYSRAYLHHLDRCNEILGARLNTIHNLRNYQRLMAGLRQAIEEGKLELFVTDFYERKGKPVPPLNF, via the coding sequence GTGAAGTACGAATTAAGCACTACCGATGGCCGCGCTCGTCGCGGACGTCTGGTCTTTGAACGTGGTGTGGTTGAAACTCCGGCATTTATGCCTGTGGGCACCTACGGTACCGTTAAAGGGATGACCCCGGAAGAAGTCAAAGAAACCGGCGCGCAGATCTTGCTCGGTAACACCTTCCACCTGTGGCTGCGCCCGGGTCAGGAAATCATGAAGCTGCATGGCGATTTACATGATTTCATGAACTGGCACGGTCCGATCCTCACTGATTCCGGCGGCTTTCAGGTGTTTAGCCTGGGCGCGATGCGCAAAATTAAAGAAGAGGGTGTACATTTCCGTAATCCGATCAACGGGGATCCGGTGTTCCTGAGCCCGGAAAAATCGATGGAGATCCAAAATGATCTCGGTTCTGACATCGTGATGATCTTCGACGAATGTACGCCATATCCTGCTGACTGGGATTACGCTAAACGTTCGATGGAGATGTCTTTACGCTGGGCACGCCGCAGTCGTGATCGCCACAACGAATTGAATAATAAGAATGCTTTGTTTGGGATTATCCAGGGAAGCGTTTACGAAGATTTACGAGATGTATCATTAAAAGGGCTGGTAGATATCGGCTTTGATGGTTACGCTGTGGGCGGTTTGGCGGTAGGCGAGCCGAAAGAAGACATGCACCGTATTCTCGAGCACGTTTGCCCGCAAATTCCTGAAGATAAACCTCGCTATCTGATGGGCGTCGGCAAACCGGAAGATTTGGTGGAAGGCGTGCGTCGCGGTATCGATATGTTTGACTGCGTAATGCCAACGCGTAATGCCCGTAACGGCCACCTGTTCGTCACCGACGGCATCGTGAAAATCCGTAATGCCAAGTATAAAGATGACACCTCGACGCTGGATGAACACTGTGATTGCTACACGTGTCGCAATTATAGCCGCGCCTACTTGCATCATCTTGACCGTTGCAACGAAATTCTGGGTGCGCGTTTGAATACCATTCACAATTTGCGCAATTACCAGCGTCTGATGGCCGGTTTACGCCAGGCTATTGAAGAGGGTAAATTAGAGCTCTTTGTGACAGACTTCTACGAGCGTAAAGGCAAACCGGTTCCGCCTTTAAACTTCTGA
- the yajC gene encoding preprotein translocase subunit YajC: MSLFISDAVAASGAPSQGSPYSLVIMLVVFGLIFYFMILRPQQKRSKEHKKLMDSIGKGDEVMTTGGLIGRVTKVAETGYVVIALNDTNEVMIKRDFVAAVLPKGTMKSI, from the coding sequence ATGAGTCTTTTCATTTCCGATGCTGTCGCAGCGTCTGGCGCACCGTCACAGGGAAGTCCTTACTCTCTGGTTATTATGCTGGTCGTTTTTGGTCTGATTTTCTATTTCATGATCCTGCGCCCGCAGCAGAAACGTTCTAAAGAACACAAAAAACTGATGGACTCCATCGGTAAAGGTGACGAAGTGATGACTACCGGTGGCCTGATCGGTCGCGTAACGAAAGTGGCTGAAACCGGCTACGTTGTTATCGCACTGAACGACACTAACGAAGTGATGATCAAGCGTGACTTCGTGGCAGCAGTTCTGCCAAAAGGCACGATGAAGTCTATCTAA
- the secD gene encoding protein translocase subunit SecD: protein MLNRYPAWKYLMLIIVVIVGLLYALPNLYGEDPAVQITGARGSDASEATLDQVRNVLDQSKIQIKSVALENGAILARFKDTDVQLRAREALTEALGDKFVIALNLAPATPRWLSMLGAEPMKLGLDLRGGVHFLMEVDMDTALSKLQEQTMDNMRSDLRDKNIPYATVRKLDNYGVEVRFRDAATRDSAVSYLSPRHRDLVITNSGDNAVKVVMTDARMNEAREYAVQQNITILRNRVNQLGVAEPLVQRQGADRIVVELPGIQDTARAKEILGATATLEFRLVNTNVDATAATSGRVPGDSEVKNTREGRPVVLYKRVILTGDHITDSTSSMDEYNQPQVNISLDSAGGNAMSNFTKDNIGKPMATLFVEYKDSGKKDANGRSILAKQEEVINVATIQSRLGNSFRITGVNDPNEARQLSLLLRAGALIAPIQIVEERTIGPTLGMENIKQGLEACLAGLVVSIIFMLFFYKKFGLIATSALLANLVLIVGIMSLIPGATLTMPGIAGIVLTLAVAVDANVLINERIKEELSNGRSVQQAIEEGYKGAFSSIFDANVTTLIKVIILYAVGTGAIKGFAITTGIGVATSMFTAIVGTRAIVNLLYGGKRIKKLSI, encoded by the coding sequence GTGTTAAACCGTTATCCTGCGTGGAAGTATCTGATGCTGATCATTGTGGTCATCGTCGGGCTGCTTTATGCACTTCCCAACCTTTATGGTGAGGATCCGGCTGTTCAAATCACTGGTGCTCGGGGTTCCGACGCCAGTGAAGCAACGCTGGACCAAGTCCGTAACGTATTAGATCAAAGCAAAATCCAGATCAAATCAGTTGCTCTGGAGAATGGCGCTATTCTTGCCCGTTTCAAAGACACGGATGTACAGCTTCGTGCACGTGAAGCGCTGACCGAAGCGCTGGGCGACAAGTTTGTCATTGCACTGAACCTCGCGCCGGCAACGCCGCGCTGGTTGAGCATGCTGGGCGCCGAGCCGATGAAGCTGGGCCTCGACTTACGTGGTGGTGTGCACTTCCTGATGGAAGTGGATATGGATACCGCGCTGAGTAAGCTGCAAGAGCAGACGATGGACAACATGCGCAGCGATCTGCGCGACAAGAATATTCCTTATGCCACGGTGCGTAAGCTCGACAACTATGGCGTTGAAGTGCGTTTCCGTGATGCTGCCACCCGCGATTCTGCGGTCAGCTATCTGAGCCCGCGTCACCGCGATTTAGTGATCACCAACAGCGGCGATAATGCTGTCAAAGTGGTGATGACTGATGCTCGTATGAATGAAGCTCGCGAGTATGCCGTTCAGCAAAACATCACCATCCTGCGTAACCGTGTTAACCAACTCGGTGTGGCTGAGCCGCTGGTACAGCGTCAGGGTGCTGACCGTATTGTGGTTGAACTACCTGGTATTCAGGACACCGCACGTGCGAAAGAAATTCTGGGCGCGACCGCGACGCTGGAATTCCGTCTGGTAAATACCAATGTGGATGCCACCGCTGCAACCTCTGGCCGTGTGCCGGGTGACAGCGAAGTGAAAAATACCCGTGAAGGCCGCCCGGTTGTCTTGTACAAACGCGTGATCCTGACCGGCGACCATATCACTGACTCCACCTCCAGCATGGATGAGTACAATCAGCCGCAGGTAAACATCTCTCTCGACAGTGCTGGCGGTAACGCCATGTCTAACTTCACTAAGGATAACATCGGCAAACCGATGGCGACCTTGTTCGTGGAATACAAAGACAGCGGTAAGAAAGATGCTAACGGCCGTTCAATTCTGGCGAAACAGGAAGAAGTCATCAACGTGGCGACTATTCAGTCACGTCTGGGTAACAGCTTCCGTATTACCGGCGTTAACGATCCGAATGAAGCCCGTCAGCTGTCTCTGCTGCTGCGTGCTGGTGCGTTGATCGCGCCAATTCAGATTGTTGAAGAACGTACCATCGGCCCGACCTTGGGTATGGAAAATATCAAGCAGGGTCTGGAGGCTTGTCTCGCAGGACTTGTGGTCTCAATTATCTTCATGCTGTTCTTCTATAAGAAGTTTGGCCTGATTGCGACCTCTGCGCTGCTTGCTAACCTGGTGCTTATTGTTGGGATCATGTCTCTGATACCAGGGGCAACACTCACTATGCCGGGTATTGCGGGTATCGTATTAACCCTTGCCGTAGCAGTTGATGCCAACGTACTGATTAACGAACGTATTAAGGAAGAACTTAGTAACGGACGTTCAGTACAGCAGGCTATTGAAGAAGGTTACAAAGGCGCGTTCAGCTCCATCTTTGATGCCAACGTCACGACGCTAATCAAGGTCATCATCCTGTATGCCGTCGGCACCGGGGCAATTAAAGGCTTTGCGATTACAACCGGTATTGGTGTAGCGACGTCAATGTTTACCGCAATCGTCGGTACCCGTGCCATCGTAAACCTGTTGTACGGCGGCAAGCGCATCAAAAAGCTGTCTATCTGA
- the secF gene encoding protein translocase subunit SecF, producing the protein MAQEYTVEQLNHGRRVYDFMRWDYWAFGISGFLLILSIAIIGVKGFNWGLDFTGGTVIEISLEKPADLDVMRASLEKAGFAEPLVQNFGSSRDIMVRMPPSKGETGGQELGAKVLSVINETTSQNALVKRIEFVGPSVGADLAQNGAMALLVALIAILVYVGFRFEWRLAAGVVIALAHDVVITMGVLSLFHIEVDLTIVASLMSVIGYSLNDSIVVSDRIRENFRKIRRGTSYEIFNVSLTQTLHRTLITSGTTLVVILMLYLFGGALLRGFSLTMLIGVSIGTASSIYVASALALKLGMKREHMLQQKVEKEGADQPSILP; encoded by the coding sequence GTGGCACAGGAATATACTGTTGAACAATTAAACCACGGCCGTAGAGTCTATGACTTTATGCGCTGGGATTACTGGGCTTTCGGTATCTCTGGTTTCCTGTTGATCCTTTCTATCGCCATTATCGGTGTGAAGGGTTTCAACTGGGGTCTGGATTTCACCGGCGGTACGGTCATTGAAATCTCGCTGGAAAAACCGGCGGATTTGGACGTGATGCGCGCTTCGCTTGAGAAAGCAGGCTTTGCAGAACCGCTGGTACAGAACTTTGGTAGCAGCCGTGACATCATGGTTCGCATGCCACCGAGTAAGGGTGAAACAGGCGGCCAGGAACTGGGTGCTAAAGTTCTTAGCGTGATTAACGAAACGACCAGCCAGAATGCCCTGGTGAAACGTATCGAGTTCGTTGGCCCGAGCGTTGGGGCAGATTTGGCTCAAAATGGTGCTATGGCGCTGTTAGTGGCATTGATCGCTATCCTGGTTTACGTGGGTTTCCGCTTCGAGTGGCGTCTGGCAGCCGGTGTTGTTATTGCGCTTGCTCACGACGTTGTGATCACCATGGGTGTGCTCTCGTTGTTCCATATCGAGGTTGACCTGACTATTGTCGCTTCGTTGATGTCGGTTATCGGATACTCGCTTAACGACAGCATCGTAGTATCGGACCGTATTCGTGAGAACTTCCGCAAGATCCGCCGTGGGACATCTTACGAAATCTTTAACGTGTCGTTGACCCAGACGTTGCACAGAACATTGATCACATCCGGTACCACGTTAGTCGTGATCCTGATGTTGTATTTGTTTGGTGGTGCATTGCTGCGTGGTTTCTCACTGACCATGTTGATTGGTGTTTCAATCGGTACGGCTTCATCAATATATGTTGCTTCGGCGCTGGCCCTGAAACTGGGTATGAAGCGTGAACATATGTTGCAGCAAAAAGTGGAAAAAGAAGGTGCAGATCAGCCTTCGATTCTGCCTTAA
- a CDS encoding DUF3251 domain-containing protein produces MTKHPRLWLACAALLSLTGCAKQNQQLPELKTEVGQLNQKLQRLTDLAVALEQQTTLNRQSTNGVYLLPAAKSPALLKSDLGELTVTLLRVAPDASGLQAVLEVKNNTGQPLPPFTASLSWGQLDPVTGKPLTVDMQTQNITVEPDLLPGPVKTFEVKFSQVTMETLGFVHLHNIVATVPPSAATVQP; encoded by the coding sequence ATGACGAAACACCCCCGCCTTTGGCTGGCCTGCGCCGCACTGCTCAGCCTGACCGGCTGCGCGAAGCAAAATCAACAATTGCCGGAACTTAAAACCGAAGTGGGCCAGCTGAATCAGAAACTGCAACGACTGACTGATTTGGCGGTCGCGCTGGAACAGCAAACTACGCTTAACCGTCAGTCCACCAACGGCGTGTATTTGCTGCCTGCGGCGAAGAGTCCGGCGTTGCTGAAAAGCGATTTGGGCGAACTGACCGTCACGCTGCTGCGTGTGGCACCTGACGCCAGTGGATTACAGGCCGTGCTGGAAGTGAAGAATAATACCGGACAACCTCTGCCGCCGTTTACTGCGTCACTCAGCTGGGGTCAGTTGGATCCGGTGACCGGTAAACCGCTGACGGTAGATATGCAAACCCAGAATATTACCGTCGAACCGGACTTGTTACCGGGGCCAGTGAAAACCTTCGAGGTGAAGTTTAGTCAGGTCACGATGGAAACGCTGGGCTTTGTTCATCTGCACAATATTGTCGCCACGGTACCGCCTTCTGCCGCCACAGTTCAGCCATAA
- the nrdR gene encoding transcriptional regulator NrdR, with translation MHCPFCAAVDTKVIDSRLVGDGSQVRRRRQCLVCHERFTTFEVAELVMPRVIKSNEVREPFNEDKLRSGFLKALEKRPVSSDDVETAISHIKSQLRATGEREIPAKMIGGLVMDALKGLDKVAYIRFASVYRSFEDIREFGEEIARLQD, from the coding sequence ATGCATTGCCCATTTTGTGCCGCTGTTGATACTAAAGTCATTGATTCCCGCCTGGTGGGCGATGGATCGCAGGTTCGCCGTCGCCGTCAGTGCCTGGTGTGCCATGAACGTTTCACCACGTTTGAAGTGGCGGAACTGGTGATGCCACGCGTCATAAAAAGCAATGAAGTCCGTGAACCCTTTAACGAAGACAAATTACGTAGCGGGTTCCTGAAAGCGCTGGAAAAACGGCCGGTCAGTTCAGATGATGTTGAAACCGCCATCAGTCACATTAAGTCACAGTTGCGCGCCACTGGCGAACGTGAAATTCCGGCCAAAATGATTGGCGGTCTGGTGATGGATGCACTAAAAGGGCTGGATAAAGTGGCCTATATTCGCTTCGCATCTGTTTATCGCAGCTTTGAAGATATCCGCGAATTTGGCGAAGAGATTGCCCGTCTTCAGGATTAA
- the ribD gene encoding bifunctional diaminohydroxyphosphoribosylaminopyrimidine deaminase/5-amino-6-(5-phosphoribosylamino)uracil reductase RibD — protein MTSDERYMARAFELARRGRFTTTPNPNVGCVIVLDGEIIGEGYHVRAGEPHAEVHALRMAGEKAKGATAYVTLEPCSHHGRTPPCADALLAAGITRVVAAMQDPNPEVAGRGLYRLKQNGVDVSHGLMHSQAEAVNLGFLKRMRTGFPYVQLKMGASLDGRTAMASGESQWITSAAARADVQRFRAESSAILSTSATVLADNPSLNVRWSELGSDVQTIYPEENLRQPLRIILDSQNRVTPEHQLVNLPGNVLLARLDKDNHAWPESVEQWCVPGRDNRIDLVLLMMQLAKRQINSIWVEAGAQLAGALLQAGLVDELIVYMAPKLLGNNGRALCALPGLHYLSDAPEFTFSDVRQIGPDLRLHMKPQY, from the coding sequence ATAACTTCTGACGAACGTTATATGGCGCGTGCTTTCGAGCTGGCGCGCCGCGGACGTTTTACCACCACGCCAAACCCGAACGTCGGTTGTGTCATTGTACTGGATGGCGAAATCATCGGTGAAGGCTATCATGTGCGTGCGGGTGAACCTCATGCGGAAGTCCATGCGTTACGTATGGCAGGTGAAAAAGCCAAAGGTGCAACGGCCTATGTCACACTGGAGCCTTGCAGCCACCATGGGCGAACGCCGCCGTGTGCCGATGCGCTGCTGGCGGCAGGCATCACCCGTGTGGTCGCTGCGATGCAGGATCCGAACCCTGAAGTTGCCGGGCGCGGTTTATATCGTCTTAAGCAAAACGGTGTGGATGTCAGCCACGGTCTGATGCATTCGCAGGCGGAAGCCGTCAATCTTGGTTTCCTCAAGCGGATGCGCACCGGTTTCCCTTACGTGCAGCTGAAAATGGGCGCCTCGCTGGATGGCAGAACGGCCATGGCCTCGGGCGAAAGCCAGTGGATCACCTCTGCTGCCGCACGCGCTGACGTTCAGCGTTTTCGCGCAGAAAGCTCAGCTATTCTGAGTACCAGCGCCACCGTACTGGCGGATAATCCTTCGCTGAATGTGCGCTGGAGCGAACTGGGCAGCGACGTTCAGACAATTTATCCCGAAGAAAATCTGCGTCAGCCGCTGCGGATTATTCTCGACAGCCAGAACCGCGTTACGCCCGAGCATCAGTTGGTGAACTTACCGGGGAACGTACTTCTGGCGCGTCTGGATAAAGACAATCACGCCTGGCCTGAATCCGTAGAACAATGGTGCGTTCCCGGCCGCGATAACCGTATCGATCTGGTTCTGCTGATGATGCAACTGGCAAAACGCCAGATAAACTCCATCTGGGTGGAAGCTGGCGCACAACTTGCCGGTGCCTTATTACAAGCCGGTCTGGTTGATGAATTAATCGTTTATATGGCGCCTAAGTTATTGGGTAATAATGGCCGGGCGCTGTGTGCACTGCCCGGATTGCATTATCTGAGTGATGCGCCGGAATTCACTTTCAGTGATGTCCGGCAGATTGGCCCGGATCTGCGTTTACACATGAAACCGCAATATTGA
- the ribE gene encoding 6,7-dimethyl-8-ribityllumazine synthase → MNVIEGVVATPNARVAIAIARFNNFINDSLLSGAIDALKRIGQVSDDNITVVWVPGAYELPLATRALAESGKYDAVVALGTVIRGGTAHFEFVAGECSSGLSSVAMNSEIPVAFGVLTTESIEQAIERAGTKAGNKGAEAALTALEMINVIKAIKA, encoded by the coding sequence ATGAACGTTATTGAAGGTGTTGTAGCCACGCCTAACGCGCGCGTAGCGATCGCGATTGCTCGTTTTAACAATTTCATCAACGACAGCCTGCTTTCCGGTGCTATTGATGCGTTGAAACGTATTGGTCAGGTCAGCGATGACAACATCACCGTAGTCTGGGTCCCGGGCGCATACGAATTGCCTCTGGCAACCCGTGCTCTGGCTGAAAGCGGTAAGTACGACGCCGTGGTTGCACTCGGTACCGTGATCCGCGGGGGCACTGCCCACTTTGAATTCGTCGCGGGCGAATGCAGCTCTGGCTTGTCCAGCGTCGCAATGAACAGCGAAATCCCGGTTGCCTTTGGTGTGCTGACAACAGAAAGCATTGAACAAGCCATTGAACGCGCAGGGACAAAAGCCGGTAACAAAGGTGCAGAAGCTGCACTAACCGCGCTTGAAATGATTAATGTTATCAAGGCTATTAAGGCCTGA
- the nusB gene encoding transcription antitermination factor NusB — translation MKPAARRRARECAVQALYSWQLSKNDIADVELEFLTEQDVKDVDIAYFRELLSGVANSAEKLDALMEPYLSRQLDELGQVERAILRLALFELSKRQDVPYKVAINEAIELAKTFGAEDSHKFVNGVLDKAGPHIRKK, via the coding sequence GTGAAACCTGCTGCTCGTCGCCGCGCCCGTGAATGTGCCGTTCAGGCGCTTTACTCCTGGCAGTTGTCGAAAAATGACATCGCCGATGTTGAATTAGAATTCCTGACCGAGCAGGATGTCAAAGACGTAGACATTGCCTATTTCCGCGAACTGTTGTCGGGTGTAGCAAACAGTGCAGAGAAACTCGATGCATTGATGGAGCCATACCTGTCACGTCAGCTGGATGAATTAGGCCAGGTGGAAAGAGCGATCTTGCGTCTGGCTCTGTTTGAGCTGAGCAAGCGCCAGGATGTCCCTTACAAAGTGGCCATCAATGAAGCAATCGAACTGGCGAAAACCTTCGGTGCTGAAGACAGCCACAAGTTTGTCAACGGTGTGCTGGACAAAGCGGGCCCGCATATTCGCAAGAAATAA